A window from Dioscorea cayenensis subsp. rotundata cultivar TDr96_F1 chromosome 10, TDr96_F1_v2_PseudoChromosome.rev07_lg8_w22 25.fasta, whole genome shotgun sequence encodes these proteins:
- the LOC120270854 gene encoding LOW QUALITY PROTEIN: amino acid transporter AVT1H (The sequence of the model RefSeq protein was modified relative to this genomic sequence to represent the inferred CDS: deleted 2 bases in 2 codons), producing MPDNKKTNGCCSCLELGHQVVSESMHGAWLASTELNSLHSSQNKKLCNCDHALITTSNTTTTSSFLHSVINMVGMLIGLGQLSTPYALENGGWLSALLLIGLGIMCAYTAHIIGKCLEEDNNSKTYADIGHQAFGRKGKLIAFIFIYVEIFFTLVSYTISLSDNLSLVFAGVHLQVPGLRLSTSQLLTVIAIVIALPSIWLKNLSSISFLSFGGILMSMLIFSSVACLAAFSELKSNQTIPILQLHKIPSISGLYIFSYAGHIVFPNIYTAMKDPSKFTKVSITSFTLVTTLYTGLAFMGAKLFGPTVSSQMTLSMPRHLIVTKIALWATVLTPMTKYALEFTPFAAQLDHNLPSYMSSRMKMAIRGSIGSLLLLLILVLALSVPYFECVLSLTGSLVSVAISAIFPCAFYLKIFWPKLTKQVVVLNGVIIIIGAVFGVIGTISSSKSLIMSFQRGH from the exons ATGCCGGATAATAAGAAGACAAATGGATGTTGTTCATGCTTAGAGTTGGGTCACCAAGTAGTCAGTGAATCAATGCATGGTGCATGGCTAGCTTCCACTGAGTTAAACTCTCTCCATAGTTCACAAAACAAGAAACTTTGCAACTGTGATCATGCTTTGATTACTACTTCAAACACTACTACAACTAGCTCCTTTCTTCATTCAGTCATCAACATGGTTGGCATGCTCATAg GTCTTGGACAATTATCAACTCCATATGCACTAGAGAATGGA GGATGGTTATCAGCATTGTTGCTCATAGGACTTGGAATCATGTGTGCATACACAGCACACATCATTGGCAAATGCCTTGAAGAGGACAACAACTCAAAGACATATGCAGACATTGGTCATCAAGCATttggaagaaaaggaaaactcATAGCCTTTATTTTCATCTATGTAGAGATTTTCTTCACCCTCGTATCTTATACGATCTCTTTAAGCGATAACCTTAGCTTAGTCTTCGCCGGAGTTCATCTCCAAGTTCCCGGCCTTCGCCTATCTACATCTCAACTACTCACGGTAATAGCCATTGTGATTGCTCTTCCAAGCATTTGGTTGAAGAATCTCTCCTCTATTTCCTTCTTGTCCTTTGGAGGAATTCTCATGTCTATGTTGATCTTTTCAAGTGTTGCATGTTTAGCCGCTTTTAGTGAACTAAAAAGC AACCAAACTATTCCAATTCTTCAACTCCATAAGATTCCCTCCATTTCAGGCCTTTATATCTTCAGTTATGCCGGTCATATTGTCTTCCCCAACATCTACACTGCCATGAAAGATCCTTCCAAATTCaccaag GTATCAATAACAAGCTTCACTTTAGTGACAACACTCTACACTGGATTAGCATTCATGGGAGCCAAACTCTTTGGTCCAACAGTGAGCTCACAGATGACACTAAGCATGCCTCGACATCTCATCGTCACGAAAATAGCGCTGTGGGCGACGGTGCTCACACCGATGACTAAATACGCGCTAGAGTTCACGCCTTTTGCCGCCCAATTAGATCACAATCTTCCTTCTTACATGAGTTCAAGAATGAAGATGGCCATTAGAGGAAGCATAGGTTCACTTCTCTTGTTGCTCATATTGGTGCTAGCTCTTTCAGTGCCTTACTTTGAATGTGTTCTAAGTTTAACTGGTTCACTAGTTAGTGTTGCAATTTCAGCCATCTTTCCTTGTGCTTTTTACTTGAAGATTTTCTGGCCTAAACTTACAAAACAAGTGGTGGTGCTCAATGgagttattataattattggaGCTGTTTTTGGAGTTATTGGAACTATCTCCTCTTCAAAGTCACTGATTATGAGTTTTCAGAGAGGCCATTAG